Within the Thermodesulfobacteriota bacterium genome, the region ACCGGCTCGCCGGCCTTGCGGCCGTTGGGCAAGGCGCCGATATAAAGGCCCTCCAGCACGTGCATGCCGTAAGAGAAAAAGCTCGGCCGGAAGGGACCGTTGCGGATGGAGCGTCTGGCCGTCACCTGGTCGCAGAAAAAAGCGCACACCTCGGCCGCGATAGCGTCGGCGCCCGGGTTGTCGGCGCCGTATTTGGGCGCCTGATGAAGCAGCCGCTGGCGGAACACCTCCTGGTTTTCAAAATTGGCGTCCAGCATGTCGAGCAGGGCCGGCATGGTAAGGAGTTTCCGGTCAAAGACCATGTCCCTGACCGCGGCCAGGGAATCCACGGCCGTGCCCAGGCCCCGGCCGCTGATGGAAGCAAAATTATATTTCGCCCCGCCGCGGGTCATGTCCCGGGCATTGTCCACGCACCCGGTCAGGGTGGCGGAAATATAGGGGTTGTGAAACTCCCTGCCGTACACCTCGTCCTTGAGGTTCACTGCCCGGGCCACGGTATCCACCATGAAGGCCACCTGCTGTTTGAAGGCGTTCATCAGGTCGTCAAAAGTCGTAAACTTTCTGGCATCGCCGGTGGCCGGGCCGATGCGCTTGCCCATGACCCGCAGCCGGCCGTTGTTCAAGGCCATTTCCACGGCCGCGGCCAGGGAGATGTCGTTGCCCGAGGTGCAGCCGAAAGTATCGCCGTCGCCGGTGGGCTCCACGCACCCGATAACACCATAATTGCGGGCCTCGGCGGTCGGCATGCCGCAGCATTCCAGGGCCCGGACCACCATTTCATCGTTGAACAGGGCCGCCCCGGAAGTGCGGCGAAAGGTGGCCAGGGCTTTTTTCCAGAACCAGTCCGGATTTTTTTCAGACAACCGGATGGTGAAGCTGTTGCCCAGGGATTTAACGTTGGCAAAGGCGTCCAGGATGATGCCGGACAGTTCGTTGGCCGCGTCCCGGCCGTCGGCATCCACGCCGCCCACGGTGGGTACGCAGCTGTCCGAGCCCAGCTCGTTGCCGGTATTCTTGCCGACATAAGGCAGAATCATGAGATTGGCGGCGCACTTGATCAGCAGCTCTTCCATGAGCCGGAGGGCCTGATCGCCGGTCAGCGTGCCGGCCGCCTTGTCCTGCGCGTACCAGGGATAAAGGTACTGGTCGAAACGGCCGATGGCCAGGATGCCGACCATGCCGTGGGACACCAGTCCGCCGACCAGGGTCAGCCACATGGCCTGCACCGCTTCATGAAAATTCCGGGGCGGATTCATGGGCACGTGCCGGCAGCGGTCGGCCATGGCCAGGAGCCGGGCTTTGTTTTCCGGGTCGGGGGACGCGGCTGCCTTGTCCGCGGCCAGGGCCGCGAAACGGTTGGCCAGGACCTCAATGGCTTCACAACTGATGATGACACCCTCCAGAAAACCGGCGCCGTCCGCGTCGTTTTCCCGCCGCGCCTGTTCCAGCCGCCGTTCGGCCCGGGCCTTTACCCCGGCAAACCCTTCGGCCAGAATATTGCGCAGTCCCAGAATCAGATGCCCCTGCACGTCAAACACGTTCATGACCATGGCCGGATTGTTGTGCAGCACTTCCTGCATTCCCTTCAGGGCGTATCCCAGACCCGTTCCCGGTACGCCGGTAAATTTTCTCAATCGGCCCAGGTTCAGGGCTTTTTTACGTTTGATGAGACTGAAAGGATTGATGGCCGGTTTGAAGTCCAGGCCGTTAACCTTCCAGGCGGTTTTCTTGCGGTCCCGAACGGTCCGGCCTTTCCAGTAGGGCAGGATGTCCTGCTCCAGAATTCTGCGGTCTTCGGGGTCGATGTGAAACGGCTGGCGATTGCGTTTGAGCAGCGGGTCCAGCTCCATGTCCAGAATGACGTTGACGTCCCCGCGCTCCACGGGCAAGACCACGCCCAGTGTTTTGCTGGAGCGGTTGCCCGCGATCTGCTCGCCGTCCAGGAGGTAGAGCGCCATATGCGACAGGGTGTGATGCAGGGCCCTGGCGGCCCTGATGGAGGGGTGTTGGCCTTCGGTTTGACGGAAACTTTCCGTGTAATATTTTGCCCGCTCAAGGCAGATTTCGTAGTCGGCGTTGAGGATCAGGTCTTTATAACATTGATTGAAAGGATGGATGTCGGTCATGGCGGCTTTCTTCTGCTGAAGGGATTCAAAACACATACATAATCATAATACCATGCCTGTTGATTTTGTTCCATTGCCATTCCCGGCGGATCAAAGATGAAAGGCGGAATCCGGCGCAAGGGTTTTGCGTTGACATTTTTTATTGTTCTGCCCTATAAAAATTATCGTACCGATATTGCAACGCTTTCAACCAGGCTGACGGCCATTTATTCAATAAGGAGGCCCCCTTATGGCAACGCTGTCCGATACCGCCCTGCAGGTTCGAAAAACCCTCATGGACCATATTCTGGCCCACGGCACCTGTCCTGCCGTGGCGGAGCTGAGCCGGCGGCACAATATGACCGTGGAGGCCATGTCCGCCATCCTTCATGACCTGGAAGCGGCCCTGGTCGTCGCCCTTCAGACCGAGGCCCACGCCCGGCAGGAGACGTTTCAGGACGAACCCGTGGACGGGGGGCTGCCCAAGGCCGGCGAAATTTTTTATGTGCGGCCGTTTGCCGCCTTTAAAAATCACTACCGGATCAGCGTGGACGGGGTGCAAAAATGGTACGGCGAATGCGCCGTGGAATGCTGCGGTATCTCATCCATGTTTCCGGGAAAAGAGGTCGTGGTGGAGTCGCGCTGCCGTCAGACCGGCGAGCCGGTCCGGCTGGTCGGCCGGGACGGAGCGCTGATCAATTTTTCGCCCGCCACCCTGGTGGTGCACTTCGGCTTTCCGTTGCGGAAGCTGCCCGATAATGTCGTGGGCTGGTGCGATTTTAACAGCTTTTTCGCTTCCGAAGCCGCGGCCCGGGATTGGCAGAACAATCATCCCGGCGTCAAAGGTGCCCTGCGGGACCCGGAAACCACCGCCCGGTTTGTCGGCATCGTGGCCGAGGGCCGGTTGGATTACGACTACAAGCTGACCCTGCCCCTGTCCAGGATGGTGTTTCAACCCCGCCGGCACGGATTCACCAAACAGATCCCCGGCCTGGGGTTCCATTTTTTCGATCCGTTTTTCCTGCCCACGCCGGGCATGCTGCTGTCCATGCGCCGCCACGGTCTGAAGCCGTTTATGCGCATCACCTTCTGATGCCGAATCAGGCGCCTTCGCCGACGGTCTTGAACTTCTCTTTGGGCGCGCCGCAGACCGGGCAGTTATCCGGCGCTTTCTTGTCGCTCACATACCCGCAGACCTGGCAGACATAATAGGCGCTGACCTTGTCCTTGATGACGTCGTAAATGGCCCGTTCATAAAGCTTGGCGTGATAGGACTCCGCGTCCCGGGCATGGCTGAACACCTGGGCCGCGACGGTTTCCCCTTCGTCCTCGGCGTCCTTGATGAAATCCGGATAAACGTTTTCGCTGACGGTTTTTTCCCGCTGAAAGGAATTTTCCAGGTTGGTATCCGTGTCCTTGACGACCAGGTCCTTGACCAGGGAAAGCTGTCGGGTGGCATGAACCCGCTCGGCTTCGGCAATGGCCCGGAACAGCAGGGCCATCTGGGGGATCTCTTCCTGCTCGGCTTTTTCGGCATAGGCGAGCAGCCGGAAATAGGCCTTGGCTTCGCCGACAAAGGCGGTATACACATTGCTTCTGGTTTTTTCTTTCATCGCGCCTCCTATGTTTTAGACCAACCGACCACGTATTCCTCGTAAGTGGCCGGTTCTTCCAACAGGATGTCCAGCTCGGCGTCCAGTTCCCGGCGGCGTTCGTTTTTTTGCCACTGGTGCCAGGAATCCAGACTCTGCCACGTTCCGATGACCAGCATCCGGCACGGATCACCCGGCCGGGTCAGGGTTTCACCGGATATGTAGCCGGGCTGGGTCAAGGCCGCCCCCCGCAGGTTGTGCAGCAATTCGATGACTTCCGGGGTGAACTCCTGTTTAAAATGCCTTTTGATGAGGATTTTCGCCAGCATGAAACACCTCCGTATTATAAGGTAACCTCGTTTCATGATCGTTTGAACCAACGGGCCGCTGAATATGTTTTAACAAAGGCCCCGCCGCGAATCAAGCAAAACGTCCCGGCCTCGTGTTTTGCGGAGGTTGAATTCTTTTGACATCATCGGCGGCCATGGATAAACTTTTTCATCAACCGGATATCTCCTTATCCGTTGCGGGGAGGCGGAAATGGCACGCATTGAAACCGATGTGGTCGTGGTCGGAACCGGGCCGGGCGGCGCTACCGTGGCCCGGCAACTGGCCGGACAGGGCAGGGACGTGGTGCTGGTGGAACGCGGCACCTGGAACCAGTGGGCGGTGGGCCGTTACGCCTCGCTGCTGACCATCAACAAACTGGTCCGGCCCAGGGGCGGCGGACTGATGGCCCGGGGCATCACCGTGGGCGGCTCGTCGGTGGTGTACAACGGCAACGCCTATGACCCGCCGTCTTGGCTGAAAACGGAACTGGGCATCGATCTTTCCGAGGAGACCCGCCAGACCAAGGAGGAGTTGATGATCGCGCCCCTGCCCGAATCGTTTTATAGAAAATGGCCCTGCACCCTGCGACTGGTGGAAGCGGCCGCGGACGTCGGCATTCAGCTCGTCCCCCAGCAGAAGTTCATCGATCCCGGCAAATGCCATCCTTCCTGCGACGACTGCATGCTGGGTTGCCGCCGCGGGGCCAAGTGGACGGCCCGGAGTTATGTGCAGGAGGGTGAACAAAACGGTGCCAGGCTGTTTACCGGCGCGTTCGTCGACAGGGTCATCATCGAAAACGGCGCCGCTCGTGGAATTTTCGTAAAATCCCCCCATGTGGATGAAATCCGCGCTAATAAAATCGTCATTTCCGCCGGCGGCATCGGCACCCCGGCCATCCTGCTTCGCTCCGGCATAAAAAAAGCGGGAGAAGGCTTTTTCATCGATCCCATGAACGTGGTCTACGCCATCGGCCGGGAGCTGGGGCCGAAAAACGAAATGACCTTCTGCTTTGCCTCGGAGCAGTTCGTGGAAACGGAAGGGTTCCTGGTGGGCACCATCGGCGCGCTGCCGGTCTTCGGCAACAAGATGCTGCGCCTGGCCAAATCCATGGGAACCGCTGCCGTCACCGGCAGGTTGCCCCGGGTCATGGGCATGTTTACCAAGATCGGGGACTCGCCCGGCGGAACCATCAGTATCAGGGAAAAAATCACCAAGCCTTATCTGCCCGAAGACCGGGAACGGTTTGTGCGGGGCACCGAAGCCTGTAAAAAAATCATGCTCAAAGCCGGGGCCGATCCGGACACCTTCATGGTCGATCACAATGTCGGCGGACACCCCGGCGGTACGGCCGCCATCGGGCGGGTGGTGGACGATCATCTGGAAGCGTTCGCGGCCAAAAATCTGTTTGTCTGCGACGCTTCGGTCTTTCCCCGTTCGCCGGGAAGGCCGCCCACCCTGACCCTTATCGCCCTGGCCAGGCATCTGGCCAAAACACTGTAATTTACCGGGGCGTTTTACTGCATCGGGCCGTTGCCGGGCGGGCCTGTTCCCTGGCCCTAAAAATCAATTACAGACCGCCGGCGGCCATTGTCGGAGGGGTGGCAAAAAACACCGGCGTGATGCACCATCTCCGGCAACTTCTGTCATCCGAAATCACCCCCCTGCCCGTGGACCCCGGAATCGTCGGCGCCATGGGCGCGGCCCTGCTGGCCCGAAATCCGCTATCAAAGTGAGCCGGCGGATTTTCGCCCGGATTCCAGCCAGTCATAAATGGTCGGCAGGACAATCAGCGTCAAAACCGTGGACGTGACCAGCCCGCCCATGACCACTACCGCCAGCGGCTTCTGAATATCCGCCCCCGATCCTGTCGCGTAAAGCATGGGAAGATGCCCGATGAAGCTGGTCAGGGCCGTCATCAGAAGCGGTCTGAAGCGTAAATCGCAGCCGATCCGGACCGTTTCAGCAACGCTTTTGCCGCTTTGACGGAGCTGGCTGAAAAAGGACATGAGTACCACGCCGTTCTGCACCGCGATGCCCAGCAGGACGATAAAGGAAACCGCGGCGGAAACGGAAAGCGGCATGCCGAAAACCCAGATTGCGATGACCCCCCCGACCAGGGCAAAGGGCAGGTTCAGAATCACCAGCAAAGAATCCCTGATCGATCCCAGCGCCAGATAAAGAAGCAGAAGGATCAGAACCAGCGCGATCGGCACCACGATGGCCAGACGTCGCATGGCCCGCTGCTGGTTTTCAAACTGGCCGCCATACTCCAGAAAATACCCGGCGGGAAGCTCCCGTTCCATGCCGGCCAGTTGTTCTTTTACTTCCGCCACAAATCCGCCCAGATCCCGGCCCCTGATATTGACCTCAACGGCTACCCGGCGCATGCCCTTTTCCCGGGTGATCTGGGCCGGGCCTTCCACTGTTGCGATATCGGCGATCCGGTTCAGCGGCACGCGCGCGCCACCGGCCCCGGGAACCATGAGGCCCGCGATGGCAGTCATGTCGTTGCGGACATGCTCCGGAAATTTTACCACGGCGGCGATTCGCTTCTGGCCTTCCGCGACTTGTGTGGCCACGCGTCCGGCCAGGGCGGTTTCCACGACTTCATTTATATCCGCCACATTAATCCCGAACCGGGCCATCTCCCGCCGGTTATAGGCGATCTCGATCTGTTCCATTCCCGAGACCTGCTCCACCCTGACATCCCGGGCACCGGGAACGGCGTTGAGTTTCCCGGCGATACGGTCTGAAAATCCCTTCAGTTTTTCCAGGTCCTCGCCATATATCTTTACCGCCAGATCGCTTTTCACGCCGGAGATCAGTTCGTTGACCCGCAGGGCAATGGGCTGCGAGAAGGAGAGACGGACACCGGGAACGGTCGACAGTTCCTTCTGGATTGCATCCACCAGCTCCGTTTTGGTCCTGCCCGTTTTCCATGCTTTCACGGGTTTTAACATGATGAAGAGATCGGTCTGTTCCGGTCCCATGGGATCTTCCGAAATTTCGGCCCGGCCGGTTTTGCTAATTACAGTTACGACTTCGGGAAAATTCTTCAGCAGCCGTTTTTCCATAAAAGTCGCCACATCCCTGGAACCGTCCAGTGAGGCATTGGGCAGGCGAACCACATTAACGGCAATGGCGCCTTCGTCCAGGTGGGGGATGAATTCCGTCCCGATCCGGGGGATGAGCAGCGCCGCGAAAAGAATGCTCAGCAGCGACAGTCCCACCGTCAGCTTTGTTTTTTTGCGGGCCGCGGTCAGCAGCCGCAGATAGCCGTTATGAAATTTCCGGATGAAAGAAAATTGCTTCTCCCTTTCCTGTTTCAACACCATTTCCGACAAAACCGGCACGATGGTCAGGGCCACCACCAGGGAAACCAGAATGGCGATAATCATGGTCAGCGTCAGCGGCAGAAACATTTTTCCCTCGATGCCCTGAAGCGTGAACAGGGGAACCAGCACGATCACGATGATCAAAATGGAAAAGGCCACCGGGCGCGCCACTTCCCGCAGGGCTTCCACAACGATCTGCCGGCGGAGACCGTTGTCGGTCTGTTCGGCAAAATGCCGCCGGATATTCTCGACGATGACAATGGAAGCATCCACCACCATGCCCACGGAGAAAGCCAGCCCGCCCAGGCTCATGAGATTGGAACTGATACCCGCCCAGCCCATGATGATAAAGGAGGCCAGAAAGGTGAGGGGAAGGGAGGCCACGACAATCAGGGCGGTCCGGAACTCGGCCACGAACAGGAACAGGATGAAAATGACAAAAACGGCGCCTTCGGTCAGCGCTTTCATGACGGTATGGATACAGGCTTCTATCAGGGCCGTGCGGTCGTAAAAGACGTTGATCCGGGCGCCCGCAGGAAGGCTGTTCTGGATTTCCGGAATGGCCGCCTTCACCCGGGCGACCACGTCCTTTGAATTTTCCCCGCGCAGCATGATGACCATGCCCGCCACCGCTTCGCCCTTGCCGTCCCGGGTCACCGCTCCCTGTCTGGGTTGCGGGCCGATTTCCACTGCCGCCACATCCCCGACATGAACCGGTATGCCGTCATGGGCGGAGATGACGATGCCGGCAATATCGCCGATACCGGTCAGCTGTCCGAGGCCCCGGATATAGGTCTGCTCGTCGCCGCGGACGATAACGCCTCCGGCGGCGTTGGCGTTATTGTTTCCCACCGCCTCCACCACGTCCCGCAGGGTCAGGTTATATTTGAGCAGGGCATCCGGATTCACCAGAACGTGATACTGACGGACAAAGCCGCCGAAGCTGTTGACCTCGTTGACTCCCCGGAGCGGCTTCAGGCGGGGGGCAACAAGAAAGTCCTGGAGGCTGCGCAATTCCATGGACGACAGGCTTTCGCTGTCCAGGGTGTACTGGAAGATCTCTCCAAGGCCGGTGCTGATGGGACCCAGCTCCGGTTCAACCGCCGGCGGCAGGCTGGACCGGGCCAGCTGAATCCGCTCGAATACCTGCTGCCGGGCAAAATAAATATCCACGTCATCTTCAAAAACCACCGATACCTGGGAAAGCCCGGCCTTGGAAAGAGAACGGACCGAAACCATGCCGGGGACGCCGCCCATCTGCTGTTCGATGGGATAGGTCACCTGTTGTTCGATATCAGCCGCCGACAATCCTTCGGCTTCCGTCAGGACCATGACCTGAACAGTGGTCACGTCCGGAAAAGCGTCGATGGGAAGCCTCGTCCAGGCGAGGGTCCCGACCAGAATGATCAGGCCGGTAACGGTCAGGGTCAGAAACCGGAACCGGAGAATTCCTTCAAATAGTTTCGTCATGTTTTTTCTCCTAATCCGCGCAGCCCGCGCCCATTTTTTCCCTGAGCACGTCCGATTTCAGCAGAAACGAACCGTCGGCGATCACTGCCTGATCCCTGGCAAGGCCCTGGCGGATCTCCGTGAAGCCCCCGGAACTGTCGCCGGTTTCCACCGGACGTCGGACCCAGTATTCGCCGTCCTTGTGGACAAAGACAAACGTCCGCCCTTCATCGGAAAGTACCGCCCTGTCCGGAACCGCCAGAACGGCAGTGCCGGCGGTCCGGGAGATTACGTCCACGTTGACGAACATACCGGGCCGCAGGCGTCCGTCGGGATTCTTCACGCTGACCCGCGCCCGGATGGTCCGCGTGGTTTCATCCATTTTTCCGGAAACCGCCTCCAGCGTTCCCGGCAGGACGACGCCGTTTCCTCCCGGCGATCGGATCTCACAGGGAATAGGGCCGCCGGAAAGCGAAAGGGACTGGGCATCGGCTTCCCGGATATCGGCGTTGATCCACACTTCGGATATGTCGGAAACGAGCATGACCTCCTGTCCGGCCTCCACCCGGTCTCCGGGGCCGGCAAACCGCTCCAGGACCATGCCGTCAATGGCCGCGGGTATCCGCAGAATGCCGTTGACGGCCGCCGGGCTGGCCGCGGCCAGGGATTCGATATCACCGGCAGATAGCCCCATCCGTTCCAGCCGGGAGCGCGAGCCGGCCAGTTCGATTTCCGCCTCCATCTGTCGGTTCCTGGCCTCCAGCACCTCCACTTCCGCGGCGATTTTTTTGGCAAACAGACCGGCTTCGCGTTCGGCGGTCCGGCCCGCCAGAGTCGCGGCGGCAGCTTTCTTCAGATAATCCGCCCTGGCTTCGGCCGCCTCCGGGCTGTCGATTTCAAAAAGCGCCTCTCCTCTGGATACCCGTCCGCCGATATCGGTCATGATCTTTCGAATGACGCCGGAAACCACGCTCGCCGCCCGTACGGATTTCAGGTCGTTGGTGACCACTTCGCCGGTCAGGGATAACGGCCGGCCCATGGTTCGTTCTTCCGGTAGGGCCGTGGACACAAGGCCGTCGCGGCCGTCCGCGAAAAAAATTTGGTCGGACAGCTTGACGACGCCCAGTTCATACCGGCACTCGTCACAGGTATAGTGGGGAATGTCATGTTCACAGACAGCGGCCCACAGGTCCTCCAGGGTTCGGTCAAGGTCAGATGTCTCGCCCGCAGCGCAGTGGTCATGGGTGTCGGCATGCTCGTGCGCGGCTTCCGCGTGTTCATCGGCCGGCCGGCCGGAAGAGGATTCGGCGTGGTTGTTTATTAATGAAAACCCGACACCCGCTGCCATCAGCAGGGCCAAAACCGCTATGATCAATGGTAGTTTTTTCATATGTTCTCCTTACCGGGGTAAATTGACGGATGAAGGTGGTTCATGTATTTCACGGCCGATCAGACGTTCGATGTCCGCTTTTGATTTATGATAGTCGGCAATGGCGGAGACATATTGCCGTCTGACTTCAACATAAGCTCTCCGGGTTTCCAGAACCGCGATATAATTGATCTTGCCCTCGCGGTATCCTTCCCTGGCCGCCGAAAACGCGGTCTCAGCCGCCGGAATTGCCGTTGTTGCGAGGGATTCAGCGGTTGAAAAGGAGGCTGTCAGGGTCTGGTACGCCTCACCCAGATCATTTTCCGCCTTCAGGATGGCGGCTTTCCGGCTCAGCCGGATTCCGGCCAGGTCCGATCGCGCTTCCCGGGTGGCTCCCTGATTACGATCGAATACCGGAACGGGCAGGGACAGGCTCATGACAAAGGCGGTATCGTCGGATTCATTAAAATAGCGGGGTCCGGCAGCGACCGTCAGATCGGGGATCCGCTCCGCGTCGGCCATCCGGATCCGCATCCGTTGGATTTCCTCTTCCGTATCCCAACGAACGATGTCCGGGTTCCGGATCATCTCCGCCGTCAGGCTGCCCAGGGGCGGTGGCGGCGCCGGGGTGGCAAGGTCGGCGACCGCTTTTTCAAATTCCGGCCGGGCGCGTCCCCAGGTCGCGGCCAGCCGTTTCCGGGCGGTTTCCAGCATCCGTTCCGCCTGCTCATGGTCGATCCGCGCGGTTGCCATGGTGACCTGCGCCTGGATCTCTTCGATGGGCGCTACTTTGCCCGACTTGACCCGTTCGGCCGCGACCTGATAAGCGTCCGCCGCAACCGCTGAGATTTCTCCGGCGATGGCGCAGTCTTCCTGGGCCGCGATAACGTCCCAGAAAGATTTGATGATACCGGCCTGTACCTCCAGGCGCCTGCTTTCGTACTCCTGCAGGGCGGTCTCTTTTTCGAGTTCCGCGGTCTGTTTTCTAACGGCGCGTTTTCCGCCCAGTTCGAATGTCTGGCGGATCTGAAGGGTGGTTTCCGCGCCGTCAAATTTTTCAAGCCCGTTGTCGCCACCGAAATTTTCAATGGCCGCCTCCAGTTCAGGGTTGGGCAGCAGGCCCGCCTGGATTCTTCTTGCCTCCGCCGCGCGTACCGTCCATGAACAGGAGGCCAGTTCGGGATTCTGCGAGAAGCCCAGGGCAAGAGCCCGTTCCAGCGTGATCACGCCGGTGGGGTTCTCGGCGGGCATTTCCTCCGGATCCGCGGGCGGAGAAGAAGAAAACGCGACTCCGGATAATGCCGGCAGAACCAGCAGGATAAACATGATCCATAGTCGTCTGTCTGAAAACATGAAGTTCTCCTGAAAATAATCGTTTGTAAAATACCGTCATGTCCGGCTCGCGGGCTTGTGCGCGAAAAACCGACGGACACTCCGGCAACAGGAACCTGACGGGTGGTGATTTATCCGGTGGTATGAAATTGGATTACTTCGGAAAACTTCAAATCAGCAAAACGGTAGTGCGGAGCGATTCGTGAACGGAGTGGGTGCAAAGAAAAAAGGAAGAGAAAAAAAATCCGCTGCCCGGACAAGGCGGGCAAACGACTCCGGAGGTGAGCGCGGAAAGGCAGGGGTCAGGCATGATCTGCCCGCTTCCGCTGCTTGGAATCGCGGCATGTTCCGTTGCTTCTCTGGACAGGGGAATATCCACGCAGTAACAGGAAGACGGGTCTTGCGGCTGTTCGCCGGGCCGGGTGCAGGAAGCGCATCCCTCCTGGCCTTTGAACTCAATTTCGACCTGTCCGGCACTCCGGTAACAGAGCACGAGGTCGCCCGCGTGGCT harbors:
- a CDS encoding TolC family protein; this encodes MFSDRRLWIMFILLVLPALSGVAFSSSPPADPEEMPAENPTGVITLERALALGFSQNPELASCSWTVRAAEARRIQAGLLPNPELEAAIENFGGDNGLEKFDGAETTLQIRQTFELGGKRAVRKQTAELEKETALQEYESRRLEVQAGIIKSFWDVIAAQEDCAIAGEISAVAADAYQVAAERVKSGKVAPIEEIQAQVTMATARIDHEQAERMLETARKRLAATWGRARPEFEKAVADLATPAPPPPLGSLTAEMIRNPDIVRWDTEEEIQRMRIRMADAERIPDLTVAAGPRYFNESDDTAFVMSLSLPVPVFDRNQGATREARSDLAGIRLSRKAAILKAENDLGEAYQTLTASFSTAESLATTAIPAAETAFSAAREGYREGKINYIAVLETRRAYVEVRRQYVSAIADYHKSKADIERLIGREIHEPPSSVNLPR